From Sinorhizobium sp. RAC02, a single genomic window includes:
- a CDS encoding IS5 family transposase (programmed frameshift): MYDFFWFSDAQWERIEPLLPTDVRGKPRVDDRRVLSGIVHALRCGGRWADCADVYGPKKTLYNRFVRWSERGIWEGIFSALAGAEDAPDRLFIDSSCIKVHRCAGGGKGGPLAHGIGRTKGGRNTKLHAVCDAKGRPHVLLLTPGNVHDCKVARLCIEALPPCAQLVADKGYDSQALREWLDERGTEAVIPPRRNRKVQYEYDRAVYKQRNVIERMFCRLKDWRRLATRFDRNIKNFMGAVALAAAVIWWL; the protein is encoded by the exons ATGTATGATTTCTTTTGGTTTTCCGATGCGCAGTGGGAACGGATCGAACCGCTCCTGCCAACGGATGTGCGGGGCAAGCCGCGGGTGGACGATCGTCGCGTGTTGAGCGGAATCGTCCACGCGCTGCGATGCGGTGGCCGCTGGGCGGACTGCGCCGACGTCTATGGACCGAAGAAGACGCTCTACAATCGCTTCGTTCGCTGGTCCGAGCGCGGCATCTGGGAAGGCATCTTCAGCGCACTTGCCGGAGCCGAAGATGCGCCGGACCGATTGTTCATCGATAGTAGCTGCATCAAGGTCCACCGCTGCGCAGGCGGGGGAAAAGGGGGGCCTT TGGCTCATGGTATCGGCCGCACGAAAGGCGGACGGAACACCAAGCTCCATGCCGTCTGCGACGCGAAAGGTCGCCCTCACGTCCTGCTCCTGACGCCCGGCAACGTCCATGATTGCAAGGTGGCGAGGCTGTGTATCGAAGCCCTGCCGCCCTGCGCGCAGCTCGTCGCGGACAAGGGCTATGACAGCCAGGCTCTGCGCGAGTGGCTCGACGAGCGCGGTACCGAGGCTGTGATCCCGCCACGTCGAAATCGCAAGGTCCAGTACGAGTACGACCGCGCCGTTTACAAGCAGCGCAACGTCATCGAGCGTATGTTCTGCCGTCTCAAGGACTGGCGTCGCCTCGCCACCCGCTTCGATCGCAACATCAAAAACTTCATGGGTGCCGTCGCTCTCGCCGCGGCCGTCATCTGGTGGCTCTAG
- a CDS encoding Ku protein has translation MGGHRAQWKGFIKFGEVSCGVGLYTAASTSERISFHTINRRTGNRVNRVFIDSDTGKEVEREAQTKGFEIENGQYIMVDPEEVAATIPDSDKTLQIEAFISCSDVDDVYFDKPYYLVPNDRVSSDAFTALRDAMEKSKVAAVARTVLFRRMRTVLIRTHGKGLIATTMQYDYEVRSSEKAFDEIPKLRIKGEMLDLAKHIIATKKGAFDPTAFDDRYETAVAELVKAKIEGRAFPKRKAVTVSKPDDLLAALRESAKMLKAGGDEPKRSAANADKGAGRKPAVRSAASKARGSSSAQRKAG, from the coding sequence ATGGGCGGTCACCGTGCTCAGTGGAAGGGTTTCATCAAGTTCGGCGAAGTGAGTTGCGGTGTAGGCCTCTACACGGCCGCCAGCACGTCCGAGCGCATCTCGTTTCACACGATCAACCGCCGCACGGGCAATCGCGTCAACCGTGTCTTCATCGATAGCGACACCGGCAAGGAGGTCGAGCGCGAGGCCCAGACCAAGGGCTTTGAGATCGAGAACGGACAGTACATCATGGTCGATCCGGAGGAGGTGGCCGCTACCATTCCGGACAGCGACAAGACGCTGCAGATCGAGGCCTTCATCTCCTGCTCCGACGTTGACGACGTCTATTTCGACAAACCCTACTATCTCGTGCCGAACGACCGGGTTTCGTCAGACGCCTTCACCGCGCTGCGTGATGCGATGGAGAAGTCGAAGGTCGCCGCAGTTGCCCGCACCGTCCTGTTTCGCCGCATGCGCACCGTGCTGATCCGTACCCACGGCAAGGGCCTGATCGCCACCACGATGCAGTACGACTACGAGGTCCGCTCCTCGGAGAAGGCCTTTGACGAAATTCCGAAGCTGCGCATCAAGGGGGAGATGCTGGATCTCGCCAAGCATATCATCGCCACCAAGAAGGGAGCCTTCGACCCGACCGCGTTCGACGATCGCTATGAGACGGCGGTCGCTGAACTGGTGAAGGCGAAGATCGAAGGCAGGGCCTTTCCGAAGCGCAAGGCGGTCACGGTCTCCAAACCGGACGACCTGCTGGCCGCGCTGCGCGAAAGCGCCAAGATGCTGAAGGCCGGTGGCGATGAACCGAAGCGGTCCGCCGCCAATGCCGACAAGGGCGCCGGGCGCAAGCCGGCGGTGCGCTCCGCGGCATCGAAGGCGCGCGGCTCGTCGTCCGCACAGCGTAAAGCCGGTTGA
- a CDS encoding Ku protein, which translates to MAPRPYWKGYLKLSLVTCPVSMSPATSESEKVRFHTLNRETGNRVVSQYVDSVTRQAVKDEDEVKGYARGENDYVLLTDDELDAVALDTVKTIDIDKFVPRDSIEWIYLEKPHYLVPDDPVGHDAFAVIRDAMAADKVLGISKLVIGRRERAVVLEPRGEGIVLWTLRFGDEVRPEEPYFEDIDDESDPDLIPLVEKFIKQHTKTWSPDMVSDPVQDALLDIIAKKKKALKPSKKGKVKEETGVAGSNVIDIMDALRKSLAASGKGKRAS; encoded by the coding sequence ATGGCGCCGCGTCCATACTGGAAAGGCTACCTGAAGCTCTCCCTCGTCACCTGCCCCGTCTCAATGTCACCGGCGACCTCGGAGAGCGAGAAGGTTCGCTTCCACACCTTGAACAGGGAGACCGGCAACCGCGTCGTCTCGCAATATGTCGACTCGGTCACGCGCCAGGCGGTGAAGGACGAGGACGAGGTGAAGGGCTATGCCCGCGGCGAGAACGACTATGTCCTGCTCACCGACGACGAACTGGACGCCGTCGCGCTCGACACGGTGAAGACCATCGATATCGACAAGTTCGTCCCGCGCGACAGCATCGAATGGATCTATCTGGAAAAGCCGCACTATCTCGTGCCCGACGATCCGGTCGGTCATGATGCCTTCGCCGTCATCCGCGACGCTATGGCTGCCGACAAGGTGCTCGGCATATCAAAACTCGTCATCGGCCGGCGCGAGCGTGCTGTCGTGCTCGAACCGCGTGGCGAAGGCATCGTGCTCTGGACGCTGCGCTTCGGCGACGAGGTCCGGCCGGAAGAGCCCTATTTCGAGGATATCGACGATGAATCGGACCCCGATCTCATTCCCCTTGTCGAGAAATTCATCAAGCAGCACACGAAGACCTGGTCCCCGGACATGGTTTCCGACCCCGTGCAGGACGCTCTCCTCGACATCATCGCAAAAAAGAAGAAGGCGCTGAAGCCCTCGAAGAAGGGCAAGGTCAAGGAAGAGACCGGCGTGGCTGGCAGCAACGTCATCGACATTATGGACGCTCTGCGCAAGAGCTTGGCGGCGAGCGGAAAAGGAAAGCGCGCATCCTGA
- a CDS encoding DUF4112 domain-containing protein, with protein sequence MKNHNVPIEHLIRLRRIRGLARLMDTALRVPGTRISLGADSVLGVIPGVGDFAAAAISLVIVNEARRLGVPNDKLVKMLVNVGFDTVAGSVPVLGDVFDVYFKSNRRNLQLVLDHFGLDHADLDR encoded by the coding sequence ATGAAAAATCACAATGTCCCCATCGAGCACCTGATCCGCCTTCGGCGCATTCGCGGCCTGGCGCGGTTGATGGACACGGCGCTCCGCGTTCCCGGCACGCGCATATCGCTGGGCGCAGACTCGGTTCTTGGCGTGATCCCTGGCGTCGGCGATTTCGCAGCGGCGGCCATCAGCCTCGTCATCGTCAACGAGGCGCGCCGTCTCGGCGTGCCGAATGACAAGCTGGTGAAGATGCTCGTCAATGTCGGCTTCGACACGGTCGCAGGAAGCGTGCCGGTGCTCGGTGATGTCTTCGATGTCTATTTCAAATCCAATCGCCGCAATCTGCAGCTGGTGCTGGACCACTTCGGCCTCGATCACGCAGATCTCGATCGATAG
- a CDS encoding LacI family DNA-binding transcriptional regulator, protein MSGGKTKKRVTMMDVAKAAGCSQATVSVVLNNVTDIKISSDLRVRVLDVAHKLGYGLASPIRRAGLEDIRGGCIGFIVDQLATTPEAVNAIEGARHASWENDVTILVAQTQGRAENERKAVARLLQAGVQGIVYMSIFTRRVSLDAVFDDLSVPLVLLNCYTSDNRFPAVVPDEMTGGRTATTSLIKKGHTRIATIVGESFMEAAQDRLAGYRTALAEAGLNYDDALVAEGNWTPTSGFEATQKLLSLREPPTAIFCQNDKMAMGCFMAIGEAGLRIPQDISVVGYDDDELSRHLRPQLTTLELPHRPMGAWAIEELAKKSRSGHRSLHKVVCTFIARGSISRKSA, encoded by the coding sequence ATGAGCGGCGGGAAAACGAAGAAGCGCGTGACTATGATGGATGTGGCCAAGGCGGCAGGCTGCTCGCAGGCAACGGTCTCGGTCGTCCTCAACAATGTCACGGACATCAAAATATCCTCTGACCTTCGCGTCCGCGTGCTAGATGTAGCGCATAAGCTTGGCTATGGGCTCGCAAGCCCCATACGTCGCGCGGGCCTCGAAGACATCCGAGGTGGCTGTATCGGTTTCATCGTCGACCAGCTCGCGACAACCCCTGAGGCGGTCAACGCCATCGAGGGCGCCCGGCACGCTTCATGGGAGAACGATGTTACAATTCTCGTGGCGCAGACGCAGGGGCGAGCCGAAAATGAGCGAAAGGCGGTGGCGCGCCTTCTGCAGGCCGGAGTCCAGGGTATCGTTTACATGTCGATTTTCACCCGTCGCGTATCGCTCGACGCGGTCTTCGACGACCTTTCAGTGCCGCTGGTTCTGCTCAACTGCTACACCAGTGATAACCGTTTTCCCGCCGTCGTTCCTGATGAAATGACCGGGGGGCGCACGGCCACGACATCCCTCATCAAGAAGGGGCATACACGCATCGCAACGATCGTCGGTGAGAGCTTCATGGAGGCCGCGCAGGATCGCCTCGCGGGCTATCGTACGGCGCTGGCGGAAGCGGGGCTTAACTACGATGACGCCCTCGTGGCCGAAGGAAATTGGACGCCGACATCCGGCTTCGAGGCAACACAAAAGCTCCTTTCACTTCGAGAGCCGCCTACGGCGATCTTCTGCCAGAACGACAAGATGGCGATGGGCTGCTTCATGGCGATTGGCGAAGCAGGTTTGCGCATTCCCCAGGACATCTCCGTCGTCGGCTACGATGACGACGAACTGTCGCGCCATTTGCGGCCACAACTGACCACCCTGGAGCTTCCGCACCGACCGATGGGAGCCTGGGCCATCGAGGAACTCGCAAAGAAATCCCGCTCAGGGCACCGCAGCCTTCATAAGGTCGTATGCACGTTCATCGCCCGGGGCTCGATCAGTCGCAAGTCGGCCTGA
- a CDS encoding SDR family oxidoreductase: MRDDAVHRPMPPQPAQEQVPPGLTKNMQPIPDHGEESYAGSGRLEQKVALITGADSGIGRAVAIAFAREGADIVISYQSEDEDANETARWVEDAGRRAVILPGDITSEVHCEHLVRQCLENFGRLDVLVNNAAFQRTYADISDISTEEWDRTFRTNIYAPFFLARAAIPHMKPGSAIINTTSIQSRQPSPHLLAYAATKGAISNFTAGLAEMVADKGIRVNAVAPGPIWTPLIPSTMPPEKTKSFGKQALLGRAGQPAELAGAFVLLASDLGSYMTGAIIPVTGGEIMI, encoded by the coding sequence ATGCGTGACGATGCTGTACACCGTCCAATGCCGCCGCAACCCGCTCAGGAACAGGTTCCACCTGGTCTAACGAAAAACATGCAGCCTATTCCAGACCACGGTGAAGAAAGCTACGCAGGATCGGGGCGCCTTGAACAGAAGGTGGCGCTAATCACAGGGGCGGACTCGGGTATCGGCCGCGCTGTCGCGATCGCATTTGCGCGCGAGGGTGCCGACATCGTCATTTCTTATCAAAGCGAAGACGAGGATGCGAACGAAACGGCGCGGTGGGTTGAGGATGCGGGCCGACGAGCTGTCATCCTTCCTGGCGATATCACCAGCGAAGTTCACTGCGAGCATCTCGTACGCCAGTGCCTGGAAAACTTCGGCCGGCTCGATGTTCTCGTGAACAATGCTGCCTTCCAGCGAACCTATGCTGACATTAGCGATATCAGCACCGAGGAATGGGATCGAACCTTTCGAACCAACATCTATGCGCCATTTTTTCTCGCGCGGGCGGCAATCCCGCACATGAAACCCGGAAGCGCAATTATCAACACGACATCGATTCAATCACGCCAGCCGTCGCCCCATCTCCTAGCCTACGCCGCAACGAAGGGCGCGATATCGAATTTTACCGCTGGCCTTGCCGAAATGGTCGCTGACAAGGGCATTCGCGTCAATGCCGTCGCGCCGGGGCCAATATGGACACCGCTCATCCCCTCGACGATGCCGCCAGAAAAGACAAAGAGTTTCGGGAAGCAGGCGTTGCTTGGCCGCGCCGGCCAGCCCGCCGAACTGGCGGGAGCATTCGTTCTGCTCGCCTCTGATCTCGGCAGCTATATGACCGGTGCGATCATACCCGTCACGGGAGGTGAGATTATGATCTGA
- a CDS encoding DUF1810 domain-containing protein: MDRHDPFKLSRFVDAQELAFAAALDELRAGRKETHWIWFIFPQLRALGRSPTAQFYGLVSLEEARAYLEHPVLADRLAQVTDAVLTHRGRTAHDIFGSPDDLKFRSSMTLFYEACDHTIPRFRITLERYFDGEADNRTLELIRR, from the coding sequence ATGGATAGACATGATCCTTTCAAGCTCTCACGATTTGTCGACGCTCAGGAACTCGCATTTGCTGCCGCCCTCGACGAACTGCGGGCGGGACGCAAAGAGACCCACTGGATTTGGTTCATCTTCCCGCAACTGCGCGCACTGGGCCGTTCGCCGACCGCCCAGTTCTATGGACTTGTATCATTGGAAGAAGCACGGGCCTATCTCGAACATCCTGTCCTGGCTGACCGCCTTGCGCAGGTCACAGATGCCGTTCTCACCCATCGCGGTCGAACCGCTCACGACATCTTCGGTTCGCCCGATGACCTGAAGTTCCGCTCTTCTATGACGCTGTTTTACGAGGCTTGCGACCACACTATTCCGCGGTTTCGCATCACCCTAGAACGATACTTCGACGGTGAGGCGGACAACCGCACCCTGGAGCTTATCCGACGCTGA
- a CDS encoding MgtC/SapB family protein gives MTEWLQTIGANFDFLPHLGSLLFAYVLALPIGWDREKHERSAGLRTFPLVAIASCGFIQAAEPLISGNAEATARIVEGLITGMGFIGGGAILVVKASVRGTATAASLWATGAIGTAVGLGSFDTAIVLSLVTFLTLRTLSNLKEEGKDDRREGE, from the coding sequence TTGACCGAGTGGCTGCAAACGATTGGGGCAAACTTCGACTTCCTTCCGCATCTGGGGTCGCTTCTCTTCGCCTATGTGCTTGCCTTACCGATCGGTTGGGACCGCGAAAAGCACGAGAGAAGCGCCGGCCTCAGGACGTTTCCCCTGGTGGCGATCGCAAGCTGTGGCTTCATCCAGGCCGCGGAACCGCTCATTAGTGGCAACGCTGAAGCCACCGCCCGGATCGTCGAAGGTTTAATCACCGGAATGGGCTTCATCGGAGGCGGCGCCATCCTCGTCGTGAAGGCCAGCGTACGCGGCACGGCAACGGCCGCAAGCCTATGGGCGACGGGCGCTATCGGAACCGCCGTCGGGCTCGGCTCCTTCGACACGGCAATCGTGCTCTCTCTCGTAACATTTCTGACGTTGCGCACCCTCTCAAACCTCAAAGAAGAGGGCAAGGATGACCGCCGGGAGGGCGAATAA
- a CDS encoding phytanoyl-CoA dioxygenase family protein, whose protein sequence is MNTKPAFDYDIAAQTAQLAADGIIGLKAAFSPAWADEMREDMMTAFWSAIQRPGGAVGRGPRRWYVEIHPQAFRGFVDLITHTWVVDVCTNVLGPDYQIVEIGLDVPFQGAKYQPWHRDFPSPADTYRDRQITALAFNLTGVDVTEDMGPFEVAPGTQYDDGREWKHEMFPDKALWSRFQERATRKYPQRGDISCRSALTVHRGTEHQSPIARPVLVLGVDRPGAGHAELHDMMVTRDWYDALPEIGKKHLVCRVVDELAPITQKHDIEGLVMGADPS, encoded by the coding sequence ATGAACACGAAGCCAGCATTCGACTACGATATCGCTGCGCAGACGGCGCAGCTGGCAGCAGACGGCATCATTGGGCTGAAGGCTGCCTTCAGCCCTGCATGGGCCGACGAGATGCGTGAAGACATGATGACGGCCTTCTGGTCGGCTATCCAAAGACCCGGGGGCGCGGTCGGCCGGGGACCACGCCGCTGGTATGTCGAAATCCATCCGCAGGCCTTCCGCGGTTTCGTCGATCTCATCACCCATACATGGGTCGTGGATGTCTGCACCAATGTGCTGGGACCGGACTACCAGATCGTAGAGATCGGCCTCGACGTACCGTTCCAGGGGGCGAAGTACCAGCCGTGGCACCGCGACTTCCCATCTCCCGCCGATACTTATCGTGACCGCCAGATCACCGCGCTTGCCTTCAACCTCACCGGTGTCGACGTCACCGAAGACATGGGGCCGTTCGAAGTGGCGCCTGGAACGCAATACGACGATGGCCGGGAATGGAAGCACGAAATGTTCCCGGATAAGGCGCTCTGGAGCCGTTTCCAGGAACGTGCAACACGCAAGTATCCGCAGCGCGGCGACATTTCCTGCCGCTCGGCGCTAACGGTCCACCGTGGCACGGAACATCAGTCCCCAATTGCGCGGCCTGTCTTGGTACTGGGTGTGGACAGGCCGGGCGCTGGACATGCCGAACTGCACGACATGATGGTTACCCGGGACTGGTACGATGCCCTACCTGAAATTGGCAAGAAGCACCTCGTCTGCCGCGTCGTTGACGAGCTCGCTCCGATTACCCAGAAGCACGACATCGAGGGCCTTGTTATGGGCGCTGACCCAAGTTGA
- the xth gene encoding exodeoxyribonuclease III, with the protein MKIATYNVNGINGRLPVLLRWLEEDAPDIVCVQELKSPNERFPLRELQAEGYEAVWEGQKSWNGVAILAKGRLPVLTRRGLPGELDDRHSRYIEAAVDGILIGCLYLPNGNPAPGQKFDYKLRWFERLQTYAADLLALDLPVALIGDFNVMPTDLDVYAPERWRDDALFRPEVRKAYADLLAQGWTDAIRHLHPKERIYTFWKYWRGSFERDAGLRIDHLLLSPALAPWLKKASVRRGPRSWDHTSDHAPVMIEIEPPSD; encoded by the coding sequence ATGAAAATCGCCACCTACAACGTCAACGGCATCAACGGCCGTCTACCCGTCCTCCTTCGGTGGCTGGAGGAAGATGCGCCCGACATCGTGTGCGTGCAGGAACTCAAATCACCGAACGAGCGCTTTCCTCTGCGCGAACTGCAGGCGGAAGGTTACGAGGCCGTCTGGGAGGGGCAGAAGAGCTGGAACGGCGTCGCGATCCTCGCGAAGGGTAGGTTGCCCGTCTTGACGCGACGCGGCCTGCCGGGAGAACTCGACGATCGCCATAGTCGCTATATCGAGGCCGCAGTCGACGGCATCCTGATCGGCTGCCTATACCTACCGAACGGCAATCCAGCGCCCGGCCAGAAGTTTGACTATAAGCTGCGCTGGTTCGAGCGTTTGCAGACTTATGCGGCGGACCTACTCGCACTCGACCTGCCGGTGGCGCTGATCGGCGACTTCAACGTCATGCCGACCGATCTCGACGTCTACGCGCCGGAGCGCTGGCGCGACGACGCATTGTTCCGACCGGAGGTCAGAAAAGCCTATGCCGATCTCCTCGCACAGGGATGGACCGACGCAATCCGCCACCTGCACCCCAAGGAACGCATCTACACTTTCTGGAAATACTGGCGCGGCTCCTTCGAACGTGACGCCGGCCTGCGCATCGACCATCTCCTCCTCAGCCCGGCGCTTGCGCCCTGGCTGAAGAAGGCGAGCGTCCGCCGCGGCCCACGAAGCTGGGATCATACCAGCGACCACGCGCCTGTCATGATCGAGATCGAGCCGCCATCGGATTGA
- a CDS encoding putative DNA modification/repair radical SAM protein, protein MKKSLQQRLAILSDAAKYDASCASSGTVKRDSARTGGLGSTEGAGICHAYAPDGRCISLLKILLTNFCIFDCAYCINRSSSNVERARFTPEEVVWLTLEFYRRNYIEGLFLSSGIIRSPDHTMGEMVRVARDLRTVHGFRGYIHLKSIPDAAPELIEEAGLYADRLSLNIELPTDAGLGRFAPEKRPEGIRRAMGELRRKIEAADDPTLQTKRRKRFVPGGQSTQMIVGADGADDATILKTSARLYSGYGLKRVYYSAFSPIPDASRALPLIKPPLVREHRLYQADWLYRFYGFGVEEITGATGGMLDLDMDPKLAWALANRQDFPVDVNRAERERLLRVPGLGTKTVTSILSSRRFRRLRLEDLARLGVSLRKVRAFIEAEGWVPLRLADRADLKALFAPKPEQLSLL, encoded by the coding sequence ATGAAGAAATCGCTGCAGCAACGCTTGGCCATCCTGTCGGATGCCGCCAAATACGACGCCTCGTGTGCCTCGAGCGGAACAGTCAAGCGCGACTCCGCTCGAACCGGCGGGCTGGGCTCTACGGAAGGGGCGGGGATTTGTCATGCCTATGCGCCGGACGGGCGGTGTATTTCGCTCCTCAAGATCCTGCTCACCAATTTCTGCATTTTCGACTGCGCCTATTGTATCAACCGCTCCTCCAGCAACGTGGAGCGCGCCCGCTTCACGCCGGAGGAGGTCGTATGGCTGACCCTCGAATTCTATCGACGCAACTATATCGAGGGGCTGTTCCTGTCCTCCGGCATCATCCGCTCGCCGGATCACACGATGGGCGAGATGGTGCGGGTGGCGCGGGACCTGCGCACCGTGCACGGTTTTCGCGGCTACATCCACCTGAAGTCTATTCCCGATGCCGCTCCGGAACTGATCGAGGAGGCCGGGCTTTATGCCGATCGCCTCTCCCTCAATATCGAACTGCCGACCGATGCCGGCCTTGGGCGCTTCGCGCCGGAAAAACGTCCCGAGGGAATTCGCCGCGCGATGGGGGAATTGCGCCGGAAGATCGAGGCGGCCGATGACCCGACCTTGCAGACCAAGCGGCGCAAGCGTTTCGTTCCCGGCGGCCAGAGCACGCAGATGATCGTCGGCGCCGATGGCGCGGACGATGCCACAATCCTGAAAACCAGTGCCCGGCTCTATAGCGGCTACGGGCTGAAGCGCGTCTACTATTCGGCCTTCAGCCCCATTCCCGATGCCTCCCGCGCGCTGCCGCTCATCAAGCCCCCGCTGGTACGCGAGCATCGGCTTTACCAGGCGGACTGGCTCTATCGGTTCTACGGTTTCGGCGTGGAGGAGATCACCGGCGCGACGGGCGGCATGCTGGATCTCGACATGGATCCCAAGCTCGCCTGGGCGCTCGCCAACCGCCAGGATTTTCCGGTTGACGTCAACCGGGCGGAGCGCGAGCGGCTGCTGCGTGTGCCTGGCCTCGGCACGAAGACGGTCACGTCCATTCTCTCCAGCCGCCGGTTCCGGCGTCTCAGGCTCGAGGACCTAGCGCGGCTCGGCGTTTCGCTGCGCAAGGTACGTGCCTTCATCGAGGCGGAGGGCTGGGTGCCGCTGCGGCTCGCAGATCGCGCCGATCTGAAAGCGCTTTTCGCGCCGAAGCCGGAACAACTCTCGTTGCTCTGA
- the ligD gene encoding non-homologous end-joining DNA ligase, translating to MKVKRRSAVPLLDESGTALRSRPVRRRDPEQPSLPFDPMPERVEPCLALLRPTAPEGPEWLFEIKWDGYRLAIHIEPKGVRIITRSGHDWTHRFPGIAEAAKKLGVGTAILDGEAVVLNKEGHADFGALQRSLGGRGGKRASTEAVFFAFDLLYFNGHDLTNTELSVRRHLLSDFLDGAIGAVQLSEEAHGDGVELLANACSMGLEGIVAKHRERPYRSGRTGDWVKIKCVQSESFMIVGYEQSAAARGGIGSLLLAARRGDSWVSVGSVGTGFKAKDAGYLRKTLDKLKSKKPVVPVKGKNYVFALPTLIAEMEFRGWTDDGNLRHASYKGLRERQDNAAVFDMDTLVGGK from the coding sequence ATGAAAGTGAAGCGCCGATCGGCCGTACCCTTGCTCGATGAATCCGGCACTGCGCTGCGGTCGCGGCCGGTCCGCCGACGCGACCCCGAGCAGCCAAGCCTGCCCTTCGATCCGATGCCCGAACGCGTCGAGCCGTGCCTGGCGCTTCTCCGGCCGACCGCGCCGGAAGGACCGGAATGGCTCTTTGAGATCAAATGGGACGGCTATCGCCTCGCCATCCACATCGAGCCGAAGGGCGTGCGGATCATCACCCGCAGCGGCCATGACTGGACCCATCGCTTTCCCGGGATCGCGGAAGCTGCGAAGAAGCTCGGCGTCGGGACCGCCATCCTCGACGGCGAGGCCGTGGTTCTCAACAAGGAGGGCCACGCGGATTTCGGGGCGCTGCAACGCTCGCTGGGCGGGCGCGGCGGCAAGCGCGCCTCGACGGAGGCGGTCTTCTTCGCATTCGATCTCCTCTATTTCAATGGTCACGATCTGACGAACACGGAGCTTTCGGTTCGCCGGCATCTCCTTTCCGACTTTCTCGACGGCGCGATCGGCGCCGTGCAGCTCTCGGAAGAAGCCCACGGCGATGGCGTCGAGCTTCTGGCAAATGCCTGTTCGATGGGCCTCGAAGGCATTGTCGCCAAGCACCGCGAGCGGCCGTACCGGTCGGGACGAACAGGCGACTGGGTCAAGATCAAATGCGTCCAGAGTGAGAGCTTCATGATCGTCGGCTACGAGCAGTCCGCTGCTGCGCGTGGCGGGATCGGTAGCCTTCTGCTTGCCGCCCGGCGCGGCGATAGCTGGGTGTCGGTCGGCTCTGTCGGAACCGGGTTCAAGGCGAAGGATGCCGGATACCTGCGCAAGACATTGGACAAGCTGAAGTCGAAGAAACCGGTCGTGCCGGTCAAGGGGAAGAACTACGTCTTCGCGCTGCCGACGCTCATCGCCGAGATGGAGTTCCGCGGCTGGACCGACGACGGAAATCTGCGCCACGCCTCCTATAAGGGCCTGCGCGAACGACAGGACAATGCCGCCGTCTTCGACATGGATACCTTGGTCGGCGGCAAGTGA